From the genome of Blastocatellia bacterium, one region includes:
- a CDS encoding DinB family protein, giving the protein MINLIYDLFKHMSWADALMWESVLKTPTAMEDRTIFEQIHHIHLCQHAWLLIWQEKAVDPNAGASFDLLALKQWGETYHKDVIKYLASVQESDLERLINVPTVDEILNLPSLRETFIQITTHSTYHRGQIMKYLRSIGGVPSQTDFIKWVFLGKPISNWSFG; this is encoded by the coding sequence ATGATAAATCTAATTTATGACTTATTTAAGCATATGAGTTGGGCAGATGCTCTTATGTGGGAATCTGTACTAAAAACTCCAACAGCAATGGAAGATAGAACAATATTTGAGCAAATACATCATATTCATCTTTGTCAACATGCTTGGTTGCTAATTTGGCAAGAAAAGGCTGTTGATCCTAATGCTGGAGCAAGCTTTGACCTGCTTGCTCTCAAACAATGGGGAGAGACTTATCATAAAGACGTTATAAAATATCTGGCAAGTGTTCAAGAATCAGATCTTGAGAGGTTGATCAATGTTCCTACTGTAGATGAAATCCTTAATCTACCTTCTCTTAGAGAAACTTTTATACAAATTACAACCCATTCTACTTATCATCGTGGACAGATTATGAAATATCTTCGCTCTATAGGCGGTGTTCCTTCACAAACGGATTTTATTAAGTGGGTTTTCTTGGGTAAGCCTATTTCTAATTGGTCTTTTGGCTAA